A genomic region of Ignavibacteria bacterium contains the following coding sequences:
- a CDS encoding T9SS type A sorting domain-containing protein — translation MIGFVRAVLKINNLYYVLVDDPVVTNFSYILTLNENLEEVNNRIKIAGAGYTMINDNSYIFVAVNVPPSHSFIQKIPFFTNVEEKIEKITFQLYQNYPNPFNLSTRIKFTLPEMTKVTLKVYNILGQEVATILENKELPAGYYDYEFNAGNLTSGTYIYRLVAGNFVQTKKMILMK, via the coding sequence ATGATAGGATTTGTTAGAGCTGTATTAAAGATTAATAATTTATATTACGTTTTAGTAGATGATCCTGTTGTGACTAATTTTAGTTATATTTTAACTCTTAATGAAAATCTCGAAGAAGTAAATAACAGGATTAAAATCGCGGGGGCTGGATATACAATGATTAATGATAATTCATATATTTTTGTTGCGGTGAACGTACCACCAAGTCATTCATTTATTCAAAAAATTCCTTTTTTTACCAATGTAGAAGAAAAAATTGAAAAGATAACTTTCCAACTTTATCAAAATTATCCTAATCCTTTTAACTTATCGACAAGGATTAAATTCACCCTGCCAGAAATGACAAAAGTTACCTTAAAAGTTTATAATATTCTTGGTCAGGAAGTAGCGACAATACTTGAAAATAAAGAATTGCCGGCAGGATATTATGATTATGAATTTAATGCTGGTAATTTGACAAGTGGAACCTATATTTATCGATTAGTTGCTGGCAATTTTGTTCAGACTAAGAAGATGATTTTGATGAAGTAA
- a CDS encoding DUF5009 domain-containing protein: MTQPSQSNRLISLDVFRGLTIAGMILVNNPGTWSSIYPALKHAEWHGWTPTDFIFPFFLFIVGVAMTLSFRKRLERGDDKNKLFLHVLKRSAIIFVLGLFLHLFPYFNFSTVRIPGVLQRIAIVYLIAGIIYLYTGFRLQVIISIAILIFYWLAMTLIPVPGYGAGNLSPEGNLAAYIDNALLKGHMWRPNWDPEGILSTFPAVVTTMIGIFTGMWLQKSKDKFETTSGMFVSGYVLIVLGVIWDMWFPINKYIWTSSYVLFMGGMALTFLAFCYYVIEIKNIRWWTQPFLVFGMNAIASFFLSSLVAKTMNIIKVTTDTGEAIPLKAYIFNNYFAPLFSQTINASLAFAICYVIFWYLIMLILYKKRIFIKV, from the coding sequence ATGACCCAACCATCTCAATCCAATCGCTTAATCTCACTTGATGTTTTTCGTGGTCTCACTATCGCAGGAATGATATTAGTTAATAACCCAGGAACTTGGTCTTCAATTTATCCTGCATTAAAACATGCAGAGTGGCATGGATGGACACCAACTGATTTTATTTTTCCATTTTTTCTTTTCATAGTTGGTGTTGCAATGACTTTATCTTTTAGAAAAAGATTAGAAAGAGGCGATGATAAGAATAAGCTTTTCCTTCATGTTTTAAAAAGATCTGCAATAATTTTCGTACTCGGTTTATTTCTTCATCTTTTTCCATACTTTAACTTTTCTACTGTTAGAATTCCTGGAGTATTGCAGAGAATTGCAATTGTCTATTTAATTGCAGGCATAATTTACCTTTACACAGGATTTAGGTTACAAGTTATAATTTCTATTGCTATTTTAATTTTCTACTGGCTTGCGATGACTTTAATTCCAGTTCCAGGTTATGGTGCTGGTAATCTCTCTCCCGAAGGTAATCTTGCTGCTTATATTGATAATGCATTGCTAAAAGGCCATATGTGGAGACCTAATTGGGATCCAGAAGGAATTCTCTCAACATTTCCGGCAGTTGTGACAACTATGATTGGAATTTTTACAGGTATGTGGCTACAGAAATCAAAAGATAAATTTGAAACGACTTCAGGAATGTTTGTCTCAGGTTATGTATTAATTGTTCTTGGAGTTATCTGGGATATGTGGTTTCCGATCAATAAATATATCTGGACGAGTTCCTATGTTCTTTTTATGGGTGGAATGGCTCTTACATTTCTTGCATTTTGTTATTATGTAATTGAGATTAAAAATATTCGATGGTGGACCCAACCATTTTTAGTTTTTGGGATGAATGCAATTGCTTCGTTCTTTTTGTCATCGCTTGTTGCAAAAACAATGAACATTATAAAAGTTACAACTGATACTGGTGAAGCAATTCCATTAAAAGCTTATATATTCAATAATTATTTTGCACCTCTTTTTTCCCAAACTATAAACGCTTCACTTGCATTTGCAATTTGTTATGTGATTTTCTGGTATTTGATAATGCTTATACTTTATAAGAAAAGAATTTTTATCAAGGTTTGA
- a CDS encoding aspartate 1-decarboxylase: protein MRWFLRSKIHKARVTEANVDYIGSITIDEELIEKAGLLPGEKVLVVSNTSGERLETYVIPGERGSGMICMNGAAAHVIKKGEEIIIMGFELSDKPIEAKNILVDEQNKFVRYL from the coding sequence ATGCGTTGGTTTCTAAGATCAAAAATTCATAAAGCAAGAGTAACAGAAGCAAATGTTGATTACATTGGAAGCATCACCATAGACGAAGAACTAATTGAGAAAGCAGGATTACTTCCCGGCGAGAAGGTTTTAGTGGTAAGCAACACAAGCGGAGAAAGATTAGAAACTTATGTAATTCCCGGTGAAAGAGGCTCGGGAATGATCTGTATGAATGGCGCAGCTGCTCATGTGATTAAAAAGGGTGAAGAAATTATCATTATGGGTTTTGAACTTTCTGATAAACCCATTGAAGCAAAAAACATTTTAGTCGATGAACAAAATAAATTTGTTCGTTACTTATAA
- a CDS encoding fused MFS/spermidine synthase, whose protein sequence is MKKENLKSTIYLFFVLSGMTGLIFQITWFKYLSLFLGNTTYAQVIVLSTFLGGLAIGNYLFGKKSEKLINHLIIYGLIELLIGIYCLFFPLLSNFYEKIFLFLVDETTLDNSPAFYISIKFVISILSLLIPTILMGGTLPILTKYFTEKIENIRKENASLYFLNSFGAVVGVFFAGFVLIKIFGLDVTIRIGGFINILIGSISIFLASINKENKNLNSDLASEKNGNNNLPISTQIEENLQLSKTLILIITLIAGSSGFASLMYEVLWTRVLITIFGSSTYSFSIMLLAFISGITIGSFIVSSNFISKYDRINLVIISQIMIALTILLSLYLLPYLPYQFWKITSLFNRSETTFPIFLSIEFFICFLLMFIPTIFMGMTLPLIVEIVGKHLKLVGYSVGKVFSINTFGNVLGSFSAGLIFIPLIGIKNSFLLGIAINLLSSLLLIITNKFRFTLRKILPSAAVISAIIIGMIILPDWNQNLMLTSVFRRLDTPPPPSYRDFKKIFETREIIYYKDGLSGNVAVVQTKDSIPQRILLINSKPDASTFTDMPTQLLLGHIPMLLHKNPKNVFVIGFGSGSTVNAILKHNPDEVICSEISKEVIEASKNFSDVNENCLNDKRLKIINEDAQSYLKLINKKFDVIVSEPSNPWIAGIGNLFSKEYFERCKSKLNQDGIMCQWFHIYEMDDDVLSLVLSTFNSVFPYVQIWGGTYGDLILIGSENKIKPDFSEILRRMEKSEIKNNLNPIGIDNTLTFLSTQILSPEGTFILTNDNHINYERKPILEFLAPVAFFKGSTSIVVYQNDEKFDTLTSELLVKKFTSQNKITEKDIINAIQYHYNKSLNYRLAYGLANYLLSRGNSNSDIAELKFQAEEKLRIIKYNTNDLLQLSSKNNSSSKLSNMLANQLLTEKLNSSNFLMISDLTEIEKMFLVNHKSDKLSDVKFYSSLASVFLKNSNPQKAIDYCFKVENILKNNPELINQVDLSEFFYTFATSALYLDNYEKVIEYFLQLINYNQNYPMKKYLSKRIEWKVKEDKRQAAKSKTD, encoded by the coding sequence ATGAAAAAGGAAAATCTGAAAAGTACAATTTATCTTTTCTTCGTTCTTTCAGGTATGACGGGATTAATTTTTCAAATTACCTGGTTCAAATATCTTTCTCTCTTTCTCGGAAATACTACTTATGCACAAGTGATCGTACTCTCAACTTTTTTGGGTGGACTTGCAATTGGTAATTATCTTTTTGGTAAAAAATCAGAGAAGCTTATTAATCATTTAATTATTTATGGTCTAATAGAGCTTTTAATAGGTATTTATTGTCTCTTCTTCCCATTGCTTTCGAACTTTTACGAAAAAATATTTCTATTTTTAGTTGATGAAACAACATTAGATAATTCACCAGCCTTTTATATTTCGATCAAATTTGTGATTTCAATTTTATCTCTACTTATTCCAACTATTCTGATGGGTGGAACACTTCCGATCCTGACAAAATACTTTACCGAAAAAATTGAAAATATCAGAAAAGAAAATGCAAGTCTTTATTTCTTAAATTCTTTCGGTGCAGTTGTTGGTGTTTTCTTTGCCGGTTTTGTTCTTATCAAAATTTTCGGTCTTGATGTAACAATTCGAATTGGTGGTTTTATTAATATCTTAATTGGTTCAATCAGTATTTTCTTAGCTTCAATCAATAAAGAAAATAAGAATTTAAATTCAGATTTAGCTTCTGAAAAAAATGGGAACAATAATTTACCTATTTCAACTCAAATTGAAGAGAATTTACAGCTGTCAAAAACTTTAATACTAATTATCACCTTAATTGCTGGCTCAAGTGGATTTGCATCATTGATGTATGAAGTATTATGGACAAGAGTCTTAATTACCATTTTTGGATCGTCAACTTACTCTTTCTCAATAATGTTACTCGCTTTCATAAGCGGAATAACTATTGGAAGTTTTATTGTCTCTTCAAACTTCATTTCTAAATACGATAGAATTAATCTTGTAATCATCTCTCAAATAATGATTGCATTAACTATATTATTGTCACTCTACCTGTTGCCGTATTTGCCTTACCAATTCTGGAAAATCACTTCCCTCTTTAATCGTTCTGAAACAACATTCCCAATTTTCTTAAGCATAGAATTTTTTATTTGTTTTCTCCTGATGTTTATCCCGACAATTTTTATGGGAATGACTCTTCCTTTAATTGTTGAAATTGTTGGTAAACATCTGAAGCTTGTTGGCTATTCGGTAGGAAAAGTATTTTCTATCAATACATTTGGAAATGTTTTAGGCTCATTTTCGGCAGGTCTAATTTTCATCCCGCTGATTGGAATTAAAAATTCTTTCTTGCTTGGAATCGCTATTAATCTTCTTTCCTCATTGTTACTGATTATCACAAACAAATTCAGATTCACTTTAAGAAAAATTTTACCTTCAGCTGCGGTAATCTCGGCAATTATAATTGGAATGATCATCTTACCTGACTGGAATCAGAATTTAATGTTGACAAGCGTTTTCAGAAGACTTGATACACCTCCGCCACCATCATACAGAGATTTCAAAAAGATTTTTGAAACCAGAGAAATTATCTATTATAAAGATGGATTGAGTGGTAATGTTGCTGTCGTTCAAACGAAGGATTCAATTCCTCAAAGAATCTTATTGATTAATAGTAAGCCAGATGCTAGTACCTTCACAGATATGCCGACTCAACTTTTGCTCGGGCATATACCAATGCTATTACACAAAAATCCGAAGAATGTTTTTGTTATTGGATTTGGAAGTGGTTCAACCGTTAATGCAATTCTTAAACATAATCCAGATGAAGTGATTTGCTCAGAAATATCAAAAGAAGTTATAGAAGCTTCAAAAAACTTTTCAGATGTAAATGAGAATTGTCTTAATGATAAAAGATTAAAAATCATTAACGAAGACGCTCAATCTTATTTGAAACTCATAAACAAAAAATTTGATGTAATTGTATCTGAACCATCAAATCCCTGGATTGCTGGAATTGGAAATTTATTCTCCAAGGAATATTTCGAAAGATGTAAATCAAAACTCAATCAAGATGGAATTATGTGCCAGTGGTTTCATATTTACGAAATGGATGATGATGTGTTAAGTCTTGTTCTTTCAACCTTCAATTCTGTATTCCCTTACGTTCAAATCTGGGGCGGAACATACGGTGATTTGATTTTGATCGGATCTGAAAACAAAATCAAACCAGACTTTTCAGAAATTTTAAGAAGAATGGAAAAATCTGAAATAAAAAATAATCTTAACCCAATTGGAATTGATAATACATTAACCTTCTTAAGCACCCAGATACTTTCTCCTGAAGGTACTTTCATCTTAACCAATGATAATCATATTAATTATGAACGAAAACCAATTTTAGAATTTCTTGCTCCGGTTGCTTTCTTTAAAGGAAGCACATCTATTGTTGTTTATCAAAACGATGAAAAGTTTGATACATTAACATCAGAGCTGCTCGTAAAAAAATTTACCTCTCAAAATAAAATAACTGAAAAAGATATTATTAATGCAATTCAATATCATTATAATAAATCTTTGAACTACAGATTGGCTTATGGTTTAGCTAATTATCTTTTAAGCAGAGGTAATTCTAATTCTGATATTGCCGAACTTAAATTTCAAGCAGAGGAAAAATTGAGGATTATAAAATACAACACTAACGATCTATTACAATTATCATCAAAAAATAATTCTTCATCTAAACTTTCAAATATGCTTGCTAATCAGCTTCTTACTGAAAAACTAAATTCGAGTAATTTTTTGATGATAAGCGATTTAACTGAAATCGAAAAGATGTTTTTGGTAAATCACAAAAGTGATAAGCTGTCTGATGTAAAATTTTATAGTAGTCTTGCATCGGTTTTCTTAAAAAATAGTAATCCGCAAAAAGCGATTGATTATTGTTTTAAAGTCGAAAACATTTTGAAAAATAATCCAGAATTAATCAATCAAGTAGATTTATCAGAATTCTTTTACACATTTGCTACTAGCGCTCTTTATTTAGATAATTATGAAAAAGTTATAGAGTATTTTTTGCAATTGATAAATTACAATCAAAACTATCCAATGAAAAAATATCTCAGCAAAAGAATTGAATGGAAAGTAAAAGAAGATAAAAGACAGGCAGCAAAATCTAAGACCGACTGA
- a CDS encoding choice-of-anchor D domain-containing protein yields MKKIFNFKLTNFLTTFLLLILATAMVNAQVTTLWEKSKASGNLPGYINPTGNSERGFAYGYVGGNHRLYVVKNSPVTVIVLNALTGDSVGTLNVSGISGGTFALNDIEVSNDGIIFGCNLTTSATSTAFKVYRWDNESSTPVQVINYTGAAYRLGDLFTVVGSASDNSLTIYAAQSGGANIVKFTTTDGGNTFTPSVITVSGFTSLGTLPKVYPSASGFWTNGNGQNLRQLDNTGALVGAVDLNIVPSNSNSVAYFSTGSKEYVIQYLYGPATSATSTSAFFERAFILDVTGGYNQVLNVGYTSFLGDNSNTNGTGDVAFRNNGDGTFTVYVLSTNNGIGAYTVNPSGLTGILTPPSLETFASFWPPANWMRYSGFLNNSPVLTTTTSGWTPDDFGNVTTPVNRSAKLNIYGTTIQRWLVSPTIDLGSGTTSYQLEYDLALTKFGATTQDTLGVDDTLAVVISTDNGVTWSTSNILRVYTYQNFIPPNGMHEIISLQGYTGQVKIAFYGSSTVSNKDNDVFIDNFAINQLVTQPQLTVNPSNKDFGEVQINTTSAPQTFTLLNSGAGTLIINSVSLTGVDASQFVLTDNNTYPVSLNQGQSITVQVAFAPTSVSTKNANLTITHNAAGSPTDVPLTGTGVDFTITSFPYVQDWEATTFPPGGWLNVQVFGSGLFDRVTSGTNPTVTPKSGSAMVRYNSYNISSGNSAALISPPINFPHANFRLKFWMYRDNGYSSNADRILIYFNDQPNLTNAVLIDSINRSRSLYPQVTSDGWYQYSFMIPENGAGNGKYIILRAISAYGNNMFLDSLAIEALPDIGWCNLQWPPNATITIGDSTWVFGQVWIDGVTQDSGATPGLQAWVGISNQNTNPATWTNWIPAYFNVQAGNNDEFMAYIGQGLAPGTYYYAFRYKYLQGEYKYGGYSSGGGGFWDGTNYVSGVLTVNPATGPLSGDYYIPQGSHLKGFPTLVDAFKALDTLGASGNVRFLIDADLSEVGANLVLNRSDLTQSTSLTIKPAPGKTPTITISGCATASGANQYTGLTLNNASYVTIDGSNTENGTTRDLTIAMNDSLNGRIAIQLFGNTDYVTIKNTVIKYLTMNPALTTTRGIYINGQASGVASFFSVDNCKIGDDIYQPAYAVSVTGYSTGNAYADNIYISNNELYGHMRTVYFFYGGGFVEIMNNEIKGTIPPPSGNVRWGILFNNYNGIIEILNNKIQTLRMASASTNGIYGIGTLTGQPGTQMIIANNFLGGDYTHTGTGVPASVDVISFQDNIPLAKVYHNTIVLNDIGKLASGRMTAIRYGGTASVEIKNNIIVNLINASVAYGIYHSGGTVTSNNNAFYIPGTNANFAYYNGNIASLQVWQDSTGQDGNSFVEAPPFVGGLDFHIVPGSITNLESGGVPVGVGADIDGQPRNPSTPDIGADEFEGIKPGAVPDTVNVAFRKYWNIVSVPLEAADMTKGGLFPMATSNAFWFDGQEYVVKDTLEVGKGYWLKFAADSSITVIGPKRDSLVIPVVNGWNLIGTLSVDIPTTNVYTDPAGILASNFFGFMNRYYPTNTLKKGEGYWIKTNASGSLILKKSALAKGGDEELYVENIESVWRRIVITDAQGISQELYLADKFDEAKYSLPPLPPSSIFDVRFKTDRYVELDNYPHQIELQGVKYPVTLTITNAEKGYYRVKDGINGTLLNVVLKNGQPITISDPSINSIIIEGATIPTAFELMQNYPNPFNPSTTIRYAIAEPVRVKLVVYNAVGQKVKELVNADQEAGYYAVDFNASNLASGMYLIRLETPKYTKTIKALLIK; encoded by the coding sequence ATGAAAAAAATTTTCAATTTTAAACTCACCAATTTTCTAACAACATTCCTTTTACTAATCCTGGCAACGGCAATGGTTAATGCCCAGGTCACAACTCTTTGGGAAAAATCCAAAGCAAGTGGAAATCTGCCAGGTTACATTAATCCTACAGGGAACAGTGAAAGAGGTTTTGCTTATGGTTATGTGGGAGGTAATCATAGATTATATGTTGTTAAAAATAGTCCAGTGACTGTAATTGTTTTAAATGCATTAACAGGCGATTCAGTGGGGACATTAAATGTCTCTGGAATTTCTGGTGGTACATTCGCCTTAAATGATATTGAAGTCTCCAATGATGGAATTATTTTTGGTTGCAATTTGACTACCAGTGCAACATCTACAGCATTTAAAGTTTATAGATGGGATAATGAAAGTTCGACCCCTGTTCAAGTCATTAATTACACTGGTGCTGCATACCGTTTGGGGGATTTATTTACAGTCGTTGGTTCAGCTTCAGATAATTCGTTAACTATTTATGCTGCTCAATCAGGTGGAGCAAATATTGTCAAATTTACCACAACTGATGGTGGAAATACTTTTACACCAAGTGTAATTACTGTTAGTGGATTTACAAGTTTAGGAACATTACCAAAAGTTTATCCATCAGCCAGTGGTTTTTGGACAAATGGAAATGGTCAAAATTTAAGACAATTAGATAATACTGGTGCTTTGGTTGGTGCGGTTGATCTAAATATTGTCCCTTCTAACAGTAACTCAGTTGCCTACTTTTCTACAGGTTCTAAAGAATATGTTATACAATATCTTTATGGACCAGCTACTTCGGCAACTTCAACCAGTGCTTTCTTCGAAAGAGCTTTCATTCTGGATGTAACTGGAGGATATAATCAAGTTTTAAATGTTGGATATACTTCATTCCTTGGGGATAATTCAAATACAAACGGTACTGGCGATGTTGCTTTTAGAAACAATGGTGATGGAACATTCACAGTTTATGTTTTATCAACAAATAATGGAATAGGTGCTTATACAGTAAATCCATCAGGATTAACTGGAATACTAACACCGCCATCACTCGAAACATTTGCATCTTTCTGGCCTCCCGCAAACTGGATGAGATATTCAGGATTTTTGAATAATTCACCAGTTTTAACTACCACAACCTCAGGCTGGACTCCTGATGACTTTGGTAATGTTACAACACCAGTAAATCGTTCAGCGAAATTAAACATCTATGGTACAACAATTCAAAGATGGTTGGTTTCACCTACAATTGATCTTGGCTCAGGAACCACTTCTTATCAACTGGAATATGACTTAGCTTTAACTAAATTTGGGGCAACGACACAGGATACTTTAGGTGTTGACGACACATTAGCAGTTGTCATTTCAACTGATAATGGTGTGACCTGGTCAACAAGTAATATTTTAAGAGTTTATACATATCAGAATTTTATCCCACCAAATGGAATGCACGAAATAATCAGCTTACAAGGGTATACAGGACAAGTTAAAATTGCTTTCTATGGTTCTTCAACCGTATCAAACAAAGACAATGATGTTTTCATTGATAATTTTGCAATTAATCAATTAGTTACACAACCACAACTTACTGTTAATCCTTCAAACAAGGATTTTGGCGAGGTACAAATAAACACAACATCAGCACCACAAACATTTACTCTGCTTAATTCGGGTGCTGGTACTTTAATTATCAATTCTGTTTCCTTAACTGGAGTCGATGCATCACAATTTGTTTTAACTGATAATAATACATACCCTGTTTCCTTAAATCAGGGTCAATCGATTACAGTTCAAGTTGCTTTTGCACCTACATCAGTATCTACGAAGAATGCTAATTTAACAATTACACATAATGCCGCTGGTTCACCAACGGATGTACCATTAACAGGAACAGGTGTAGATTTTACTATCACATCTTTCCCATATGTTCAGGATTGGGAAGCTACAACATTTCCTCCCGGTGGTTGGTTGAATGTTCAGGTTTTTGGAAGTGGTTTATTTGATCGGGTGACTTCAGGAACAAATCCAACAGTCACACCGAAATCGGGCAGTGCAATGGTCAGATATAATAGTTATAATATTTCATCTGGAAATTCAGCAGCTTTAATATCACCCCCAATTAATTTCCCGCATGCTAATTTTAGACTCAAATTCTGGATGTATAGAGATAATGGCTATTCTTCGAATGCTGATCGAATCTTGATTTACTTTAACGACCAGCCAAATTTAACAAACGCAGTTCTAATCGACTCAATTAATCGTTCTCGTTCATTGTATCCACAGGTAACTTCTGATGGCTGGTATCAGTACTCATTTATGATACCAGAAAATGGAGCTGGAAACGGTAAGTATATTATTTTGAGAGCTATTTCAGCTTATGGTAATAACATGTTCTTAGATAGTCTGGCAATTGAGGCTCTACCAGATATTGGTTGGTGCAACTTGCAATGGCCTCCAAACGCTACAATTACTATAGGTGATTCTACCTGGGTATTTGGTCAAGTCTGGATTGATGGCGTTACCCAAGATAGTGGTGCAACACCTGGTCTGCAAGCCTGGGTTGGTATAAGTAATCAAAATACAAATCCTGCAACATGGACAAATTGGATCCCGGCGTATTTCAATGTTCAAGCTGGAAATAATGATGAGTTTATGGCATATATTGGACAAGGTTTAGCTCCTGGTACTTATTATTATGCATTTAGATATAAATATCTGCAGGGAGAATATAAATATGGTGGTTATAGTTCAGGTGGTGGTGGTTTCTGGGATGGAACTAACTATGTTTCAGGAGTACTAACTGTTAATCCAGCAACTGGTCCACTTTCAGGTGATTACTACATTCCACAAGGTTCACATCTGAAAGGGTTCCCGACTTTAGTAGATGCATTCAAAGCCTTAGATACTTTGGGTGCTTCTGGTAATGTTCGTTTCTTAATCGATGCTGATTTATCTGAAGTTGGTGCTAATCTGGTTCTAAATCGTTCTGACTTAACTCAAAGCACAAGTCTGACTATTAAACCTGCACCTGGCAAAACACCAACCATTACTATTTCTGGTTGTGCAACGGCATCAGGCGCAAATCAATATACCGGACTTACATTAAATAATGCCAGCTATGTAACTATTGATGGTTCGAATACTGAAAATGGAACCACAAGAGATTTAACAATTGCAATGAACGACAGCTTAAACGGTCGAATTGCAATTCAGCTATTTGGAAATACAGATTATGTAACGATTAAAAATACCGTTATTAAATATTTAACCATGAATCCTGCACTTACAACCACAAGAGGTATTTATATAAATGGTCAAGCAAGTGGTGTTGCTTCATTTTTTAGCGTAGATAATTGTAAAATAGGAGATGATATTTATCAACCAGCCTATGCAGTTTCGGTCACGGGTTATAGTACCGGTAACGCATATGCAGATAATATTTACATAAGCAATAATGAGTTATATGGACATATGAGAACAGTTTACTTCTTCTATGGCGGTGGCTTCGTTGAGATTATGAATAATGAGATTAAAGGTACCATTCCTCCACCAAGTGGAAATGTTAGATGGGGAATTTTATTTAATAACTATAATGGAATTATTGAAATTCTCAATAATAAGATTCAAACTCTAAGAATGGCTTCGGCGTCTACAAATGGAATTTATGGAATTGGAACTTTAACCGGCCAACCAGGAACACAGATGATAATCGCAAATAATTTCCTTGGTGGTGATTATACTCATACTGGTACTGGTGTCCCTGCAAGCGTTGATGTAATATCGTTCCAGGATAACATCCCATTAGCTAAAGTTTATCATAATACCATTGTATTGAATGACATTGGTAAGCTCGCTTCCGGTAGAATGACAGCAATCCGTTACGGCGGGACTGCATCAGTTGAAATCAAAAACAATATAATTGTCAATTTAATTAATGCAAGTGTTGCTTATGGAATTTATCATTCAGGTGGAACTGTAACATCAAATAATAATGCTTTCTATATACCGGGTACTAATGCAAACTTTGCATATTATAATGGTAACATTGCATCACTTCAAGTCTGGCAAGATTCAACTGGACAGGATGGAAATTCATTTGTTGAAGCTCCACCATTCGTTGGTGGTTTAGATTTCCACATTGTTCCAGGTTCTATTACTAATCTCGAATCTGGTGGAGTTCCGGTTGGTGTCGGTGCTGATATTGATGGTCAACCAAGAAATCCATCAACACCTGATATTGGTGCAGATGAATTCGAAGGAATTAAACCAGGTGCAGTCCCCGATACAGTAAATGTAGCTTTCAGAAAATACTGGAACATTGTTTCTGTTCCTCTTGAAGCAGCTGATATGACAAAAGGTGGCCTATTCCCAATGGCAACATCCAATGCGTTCTGGTTCGATGGTCAAGAATATGTCGTTAAAGATACCTTAGAAGTAGGTAAAGGATACTGGCTGAAATTTGCAGCTGATAGTTCAATAACTGTAATTGGTCCAAAACGAGACTCACTTGTAATTCCAGTTGTCAATGGATGGAATTTAATCGGAACTCTCAGCGTTGATATACCTACTACGAATGTCTATACTGATCCAGCTGGAATTCTTGCTTCGAATTTCTTCGGATTTATGAATAGATATTATCCAACTAATACACTCAAGAAAGGTGAAGGCTACTGGATCAAAACAAATGCTTCAGGTAGTCTCATATTAAAGAAATCAGCTCTTGCCAAAGGTGGTGATGAAGAATTGTATGTTGAAAATATTGAATCGGTGTGGAGAAGGATTGTTATCACAGATGCCCAAGGAATTTCACAAGAATTGTATCTTGCTGATAAATTTGATGAGGCTAAATACTCATTACCGCCACTTCCACCTTCTTCAATTTTTGATGTAAGATTTAAGACTGATAGATATGTTGAACTTGATAACTATCCACATCAAATTGAATTGCAAGGTGTGAAATATCCAGTAACTCTTACAATAACGAATGCTGAAAAAGGTTACTACAGAGTGAAAGACGGTATCAATGGAACATTGTTGAATGTTGTTTTGAAAAATGGTCAACCGATTACAATTTCTGATCCGAGCATAAATTCAATTATCATTGAAGGTGCAACCATTCCAACAGCATTCGAATTGATGCAGAACTATCCTAACCCATTCAATCCGTCTACAACAATTCGTTATGCTATTGCAGAACCGGTGAGAGTGAAACTTGTTGTTTACAATGCTGTTGGTCAAAAAGTAAAAGAGCTTGTGAATGCTGATCAAGAAGCTGGTTATTATGCAGTAGACTTCAATGCTTCTAACCTTGCAAGTGGTATGTATCTGATTAGACTTGAAACTCCAAAATATACAAAGACAATTAAAGCTCTCTTGATCAAATAA